One Bacillota bacterium DNA segment encodes these proteins:
- a CDS encoding chromate transporter, whose product MTIEPTIPRLLLVFLRVGAFTFGGGYAMVPLIRQQLVRHGWLSEEEFTDLLGLAQGAPGPIAVNTAVYAGLALKGLAGAGMAVLGVILPSFLVILAIAMLMPGLREYPLVTSAFYGLRPAVVALIASAAFQVGRRVLRGWHNTLIGLLAFTGLYLNLHPALVVTAFGLWGLAAPVLGVKKQ is encoded by the coding sequence ATGACAATCGAGCCCACGATCCCCCGGCTTCTGCTGGTGTTCCTGAGGGTGGGAGCCTTTACCTTCGGTGGGGGATATGCCATGGTGCCCCTGATCCGGCAGCAGCTGGTAAGACACGGCTGGCTTTCGGAGGAGGAGTTCACTGATCTCCTGGGCTTGGCCCAGGGGGCCCCGGGACCCATAGCTGTGAATACAGCAGTCTACGCCGGGTTGGCCCTCAAGGGGCTGGCAGGGGCAGGAATGGCGGTTCTGGGGGTCATCCTCCCGTCCTTCCTGGTGATCCTGGCCATTGCCATGCTCATGCCAGGCTTGCGGGAATACCCCCTGGTGACCTCAGCCTTCTACGGACTCAGGCCCGCCGTGGTGGCCCTCATCGCCTCCGCGGCATTCCAGGTTGGCAGGCGGGTGCTCCGCGGCTGGCACAACACCCTCATAGGGTTGCTGGCCTTCACCGGTCTTTACCTGAACCTGCACCCGGCCCTGGTGGTAACAGCCTTCGGGCTCTGGGGACTGGCAGCCCCAGTCTTGGGGGTGAAGAAGCAGTGA
- the glmM gene encoding phosphoglucosamine mutase produces the protein MGRLFGTDGVRGVANLDLTPEMAFYLGRTGSGLLGQGSERPRFVVGRDTRLSGPLLESALISGILSTGAGVFRAGVMTTPGVAYLTRELGASGGVVVSASHNPFQYNGIKFFGPTGEKIPESWEAAIERSILSGHDTYPRPTASSIGRDVSLGDAVERYAGFLMGTGVSLSGLTVAVDCANGAASRISPVVFQGLGARVIPLASDPDGSNINMECGSLHPKCLARAVVEHGAHLGIALDGDADRAIVVDEGGRVLDGDYILAIIGLDRMEKGNLAGNSLVATVMSNVGLDIAFRRAGGRVVRSQVGDRCVLEEMRNTKAVLGGEQSGHVIFLEHLPTGDGILTAVQLAQVMKESGLPLSELAKVMVKVPQEVRNVLVTKKEDVATSPGVLAAVGEAASTLGDTGRVLVRPSGTEPVVRIMVEAECPALVKGLTDMLEEVIRAELG, from the coding sequence ATGGGACGGCTCTTCGGGACTGATGGAGTACGCGGTGTTGCCAACCTGGACTTGACTCCCGAGATGGCCTTCTACCTGGGGCGGACGGGCAGTGGCCTCTTGGGCCAAGGCTCGGAGCGCCCTCGTTTCGTGGTAGGACGGGATACCAGGCTGTCGGGACCGCTCCTGGAATCAGCGCTCATCAGCGGCATCCTCTCCACGGGAGCCGGTGTGTTCAGGGCCGGGGTCATGACAACCCCTGGCGTTGCCTACCTCACAAGGGAACTCGGGGCCAGCGGTGGTGTGGTGGTCTCCGCTTCCCACAATCCCTTCCAGTACAATGGCATCAAGTTCTTCGGGCCCACGGGGGAGAAGATCCCCGAAAGCTGGGAGGCTGCCATTGAGCGTTCCATCCTCTCTGGACATGACACATATCCCAGGCCCACCGCGTCGAGCATCGGCCGGGATGTGTCCCTGGGGGATGCCGTGGAGCGTTACGCGGGGTTCCTGATGGGCACGGGGGTGTCTCTTTCCGGGCTGACCGTGGCAGTGGACTGTGCCAATGGCGCCGCATCCCGCATATCCCCCGTGGTCTTCCAGGGATTGGGGGCGAGGGTGATCCCCCTGGCGTCGGATCCGGATGGCTCCAACATAAACATGGAGTGCGGGTCCTTGCATCCTAAGTGCCTGGCCCGGGCGGTGGTAGAGCACGGGGCGCACCTGGGAATTGCCCTGGATGGTGACGCGGACAGGGCTATAGTCGTGGATGAGGGCGGCCGCGTGCTGGATGGTGACTACATACTCGCCATAATTGGGCTGGACCGGATGGAGAAGGGCAATCTCGCGGGGAATTCCCTAGTGGCGACAGTCATGAGCAATGTAGGTCTGGACATAGCCTTTAGGAGAGCCGGCGGCAGGGTGGTGCGGTCCCAGGTTGGCGACAGGTGTGTTCTTGAGGAAATGCGCAACACCAAGGCAGTCCTGGGGGGGGAGCAATCCGGGCACGTCATCTTCCTCGAACACCTCCCTACGGGGGACGGCATTCTCACGGCTGTGCAGCTGGCTCAGGTGATGAAGGAATCAGGACTGCCCCTTTCCGAACTGGCAAAGGTCATGGTGAAGGTTCCGCAGGAGGTCCGGAATGTGCTAGTCACGAAAAAGGAGGACGTGGCGACAAGCCCTGGGGTCCTGGCGGCTGTTGGCGAAGCCGCGAGCACCCTGGGTGACACTGGGAGGGTGCTGGTAAGGCCTTCTGGGACTGAACCGGTTGTCAGGATCATGGTCGAGGCAGAATGCCCTGCACTGGTCAAGGGCCTCACTGACATGCTGGAGGAGGTGATCAGGGCGGAACTAGGGTAG
- a CDS encoding tryptophanase, with translation MESPLTAEPYRIKMVEPLHLTTLAERRRCISEAGYNPFLLESRSVYIDLLTDSGTGSMSDSQWAAMMEGDESYAGSRSFQRLRQAVADVMGFSFVIPAHQGRAAENILFLTLLKEGDLVPSNYHFDTTRAHVWNRRAVPVDLVSAEAHDPELEMPFKGDVDLARLDDLLREKGPGKVPLVMVTLTCNGTGGHPVSMANLKGLRDITLKYGVPLVMDACRFAENAYFIKTREPGYQDKPVAGIVREMMDQVDGCTMSAKKDALANIGGFLALRDPEIVQRAQAWAVLYEGFPTYGGMAGRDMEAVARGLREVLDFSYLADRVGQVQYLHSQLVKAGVPVVKPSGGHAVYVDAGAFLPHLPRAAFPAWALSVELYLEAGVRGVEIGSVMAGRDPRTGENMEPRLEMVRLAIPRRTYTYRHMDVVARAFLDLLARRERVKGYRFEYEPPVLRHFTARLSPM, from the coding sequence TTGGAGAGTCCATTGACGGCGGAGCCCTATAGGATCAAGATGGTGGAGCCCCTGCATCTGACCACGCTGGCCGAGAGAAGACGCTGCATCAGTGAGGCAGGCTACAACCCGTTTCTTCTGGAGTCCCGGTCTGTATACATAGACCTGCTCACTGACAGCGGGACCGGTTCCATGAGTGATAGCCAGTGGGCTGCCATGATGGAGGGAGACGAATCCTACGCTGGGAGCCGGAGTTTCCAGCGGCTGAGGCAGGCAGTAGCAGATGTGATGGGGTTTTCCTTCGTTATCCCGGCTCATCAAGGGAGGGCTGCTGAGAACATCCTGTTCCTGACCCTCCTGAAAGAGGGAGACCTGGTTCCCAGCAATTATCACTTCGATACCACCAGAGCCCACGTCTGGAACCGCCGGGCGGTGCCCGTGGACCTGGTGTCCGCGGAGGCCCATGACCCCGAACTGGAGATGCCCTTCAAGGGGGATGTGGACCTGGCCAGGCTGGATGACCTGCTCAGGGAGAAAGGGCCAGGCAAGGTACCGCTGGTCATGGTCACGCTGACCTGCAACGGTACTGGTGGGCACCCCGTCTCCATGGCTAACCTTAAGGGCCTGAGGGACATCACACTTAAGTACGGTGTGCCACTGGTGATGGACGCCTGCCGGTTCGCGGAGAACGCCTACTTCATTAAGACCCGGGAGCCGGGCTACCAGGACAAGCCCGTGGCAGGGATCGTTCGTGAGATGATGGATCAGGTTGACGGTTGCACAATGAGCGCGAAGAAGGACGCCTTGGCCAACATCGGGGGTTTCCTTGCCCTGAGGGACCCGGAGATCGTGCAGCGTGCCCAGGCATGGGCCGTTCTGTATGAGGGATTTCCCACGTACGGAGGCATGGCTGGCAGGGACATGGAGGCTGTCGCCCGGGGTCTCAGGGAGGTGCTGGATTTCAGCTACCTGGCGGATAGGGTTGGGCAGGTCCAGTACCTGCACTCCCAGCTGGTCAAGGCGGGTGTCCCGGTGGTCAAACCCTCCGGGGGGCATGCCGTGTATGTGGACGCCGGGGCATTCCTGCCCCACCTTCCCAGGGCAGCCTTTCCCGCCTGGGCCCTTTCAGTCGAATTGTACCTTGAGGCGGGGGTCAGGGGCGTGGAGATCGGCTCTGTGATGGCGGGGCGAGACCCCAGGACAGGGGAGAACATGGAACCCAGGTTGGAGATGGTTCGCCTGGCCATCCCGCGTCGCACCTACACCTACCGGCACATGGATGTTGTGGCTCGTGCCTTCTTGGACCTCCTGGCCAGGAGGGAAAGGGTCAAGGGCTATCGCTTCGAGTATGAGCCCCCCGTGCTGCGGCATTTCACCGCGCGCCTGTCGCCCATGTGA
- a CDS encoding endonuclease/exonuclease/phosphatase family protein — MLTWAVRMAAAALVILVWLLYSGHGRPTPVLGSWSTGAPFDGTVVVMTYNINHARGIDGRVDLERITAVISNSGAQVVSLQEVDRLLPRSGMRDQVREIARALDMDYVCAPNLGVGRVGYGNAILSSFPMTDWEVVRFSGIKERRGIARVALDLGDGKTLQVFSTHLSFDPTEVGGQARQAMRFIASFGAPKVVMGDLNLEDDAPEVGLASTRYQDAGHHAGFTFPSWAPRCRIDYILVSRSVTVLEARVIWSDASDHLPVMARLSL, encoded by the coding sequence GTGTTGACCTGGGCCGTTCGCATGGCCGCTGCGGCCCTTGTCATCCTTGTCTGGCTACTGTACTCCGGGCACGGGCGCCCCACGCCAGTGCTGGGGTCCTGGTCCACCGGGGCCCCCTTCGACGGTACCGTGGTGGTGATGACCTACAACATCAACCATGCCAGGGGTATCGACGGCAGGGTGGACCTGGAGCGGATCACCGCGGTCATCAGTAATAGCGGCGCCCAGGTGGTTTCCCTCCAGGAGGTGGACCGTCTGCTTCCCCGTTCGGGGATGCGGGACCAGGTCAGGGAGATCGCTCGTGCGCTGGACATGGACTACGTGTGTGCCCCCAACCTTGGGGTCGGGAGGGTGGGCTACGGCAACGCCATCCTGAGCTCCTTTCCTATGACCGACTGGGAGGTTGTAAGGTTCAGCGGCATCAAGGAGCGCCGCGGCATCGCCCGGGTGGCCCTGGACTTGGGAGACGGGAAGACCCTCCAGGTGTTCTCAACCCACCTGAGTTTCGACCCCACTGAGGTAGGGGGCCAGGCCAGGCAGGCCATGAGGTTCATAGCGAGCTTCGGAGCGCCAAAGGTGGTCATGGGGGACCTCAACCTGGAGGATGATGCCCCCGAAGTGGGGCTGGCCTCCACCCGCTACCAGGATGCTGGTCATCATGCAGGCTTCACCTTCCCTTCCTGGGCACCTCGCTGCCGGATAGACTACATCCTGGTCTCCAGGAGTGTAACCGTGCTGGAGGCCCGGGTTATCTGGTCAGATGCCTCTGATCACCTGCCTGTCATGGCACGTCTAAGTCTCTAG
- a CDS encoding redox-sensing transcriptional repressor Rex, with the protein MPKTKIPDTTIRRLPIYVRVLSDWSEEKVDVVSSAELAARTGFSSEQIRKDFAYFGAFGVRGVGYSASHLQERLRRILGLNKEVPVALVGAGNLGTALARYSVLRHRDVRVSAVFDQDWSKVGTTVSGDLKVHHISDMPRVIQEQGIKMAIITVPAQEAEKAAQLLETAGVEAILNFAPVKVHSTKGTYVQNIDLTLELQSLAYYVNPTSPRDGSHRNDPDTPR; encoded by the coding sequence GTGCCGAAGACTAAGATACCCGACACGACCATCCGCAGGCTTCCCATCTATGTGAGGGTGCTCAGCGACTGGTCCGAGGAGAAGGTTGATGTGGTCTCTTCGGCCGAACTGGCCGCCAGGACCGGTTTTTCCTCCGAACAGATCCGGAAGGACTTCGCGTATTTCGGCGCCTTCGGGGTGCGGGGAGTGGGCTATTCCGCGTCTCACCTTCAGGAGAGGCTCCGCAGGATACTGGGATTGAACAAGGAGGTTCCCGTGGCCCTGGTGGGGGCGGGGAACCTGGGGACCGCCCTGGCACGCTACAGCGTGCTTCGTCACAGGGATGTGAGGGTCTCAGCGGTGTTCGACCAGGACTGGTCAAAGGTGGGAACCACCGTCAGCGGGGACCTCAAGGTCCACCACATCTCCGACATGCCCAGGGTCATACAGGAACAAGGCATCAAGATGGCCATCATTACCGTGCCAGCCCAGGAGGCCGAGAAGGCGGCGCAGCTCCTGGAGACCGCCGGTGTTGAGGCAATCCTGAACTTCGCTCCGGTCAAGGTCCATTCCACCAAGGGAACCTATGTCCAGAATATAGACCTGACCCTGGAGCTGCAGAGCCTCGCCTACTACGTCAATCCCACCTCCCCCAGGGACGGGTCCCACAGGAACGACCCGGACACGCCGAGATAG
- the rapZ gene encoding RNase adapter RapZ produces the protein MKEAGGTDLRLVIITGLSGAGKTQALRSLEDLGFFCVDNLPPALLPKFAEMCGKSGENTCRVALVIDVRGGVFFDDLFQSLKILEEEGVIHKILFLEADDETLVRRFKETRRRHPLSRHLGILEGVKAERKKLEEIRGHANVILDTSKTTPQRLKEEIAQRFAEDPGLERFVISLTTFGFKKGLPRDADIVLDVRFLPNPFYVESLRERDGRDAAVEQYVLKWAVTKGFLKRLDGLLRYLLPHYKNEGKNHLAIAIGCTGGRHRSVVVANRLGELLRARKHTVIVEHRDIDEESGN, from the coding sequence TTGAAGGAGGCCGGGGGTACTGACCTTAGGCTAGTAATAATCACGGGACTCTCCGGAGCTGGCAAGACCCAAGCCCTGAGAAGCCTGGAGGATCTGGGTTTCTTCTGCGTTGACAACCTCCCTCCCGCCCTCCTTCCAAAGTTCGCCGAGATGTGCGGCAAGTCAGGGGAGAACACCTGCCGGGTGGCCCTGGTGATAGATGTCCGCGGGGGCGTGTTCTTTGACGACCTTTTCCAGTCCCTTAAGATCCTGGAGGAGGAAGGAGTCATTCACAAGATCCTCTTCCTGGAGGCAGATGACGAGACCCTGGTGAGGCGTTTCAAGGAGACCCGCCGCCGGCATCCCTTGTCCCGCCACTTGGGGATCCTGGAGGGTGTAAAGGCTGAAAGGAAGAAGCTGGAGGAGATCCGGGGGCATGCCAACGTCATCCTGGATACCAGCAAGACAACCCCCCAACGCCTGAAGGAAGAGATAGCGCAGAGGTTCGCGGAAGACCCCGGCCTGGAGCGCTTCGTCATATCCTTGACCACCTTCGGCTTTAAGAAGGGACTCCCCAGGGACGCTGACATAGTGCTGGATGTACGCTTCCTGCCGAACCCCTTCTACGTTGAGTCCCTGAGGGAACGGGATGGCAGGGATGCCGCGGTGGAGCAGTATGTCTTGAAGTGGGCCGTGACTAAGGGGTTCCTGAAGAGACTGGATGGCCTTCTTAGGTACTTGCTCCCCCACTACAAGAACGAGGGCAAGAACCACCTGGCCATCGCCATCGGCTGTACTGGTGGACGACACCGATCAGTCGTGGTGGCAAACCGCCTGGGTGAACTTCTCCGGGCAAGGAAGCATACGGTGATTGTGGAGCACCGGGACATAGATGAAGAGAGTGGAAATTAA
- a CDS encoding gluconeogenesis factor YvcK family protein → MDREDLKDTMKRLVAARKRSTGDIGAAWAPSVVAFGGGTGLSVLLRGLKERTHRVTAVVTVADDGGSSGRLRDELGMLPPGDIRACLVALAEAEPLMRRLFQYRFDQGDGLQGHTFGNLFIAAMTEITGDFQEAVKLSSRVLAVKGRVLPATLEHVTLAAEMEDGRVVHGETAVTAAGGTIRRVWLKPRCSPVPEALSAIAEADIVGIGPGSLYTSVLPTLVVGGVAEAIARSRAVKVYVANLMTQPGETAGYRVSDHVRAIMDHAGKGVIDWVAVNNTAIRAELARRYEVEGSEPVALDLEAVRGMGVSVLQGDLVEQGEYARHDPEKLAEALFTVLPAARANWRR, encoded by the coding sequence GTGGACAGGGAGGACCTGAAGGACACCATGAAGCGCCTCGTAGCCGCCAGAAAACGCTCCACTGGAGATATCGGGGCCGCATGGGCTCCCAGTGTGGTTGCCTTTGGAGGGGGCACGGGACTCTCGGTGCTCCTCAGGGGACTCAAGGAGAGGACCCACAGGGTCACGGCGGTTGTCACAGTGGCCGATGACGGCGGGTCCTCAGGCCGTTTGAGGGATGAGCTGGGCATGCTTCCCCCTGGGGACATCAGAGCCTGCCTGGTGGCCCTGGCCGAGGCGGAACCCCTGATGCGACGCCTCTTCCAGTACAGGTTTGACCAGGGGGACGGCCTCCAGGGGCACACCTTTGGCAACCTGTTCATCGCGGCTATGACGGAGATAACCGGGGACTTCCAGGAGGCTGTGAAGCTCTCCAGCCGTGTGCTGGCGGTGAAGGGCCGGGTGCTGCCTGCCACCCTCGAGCACGTTACCCTCGCCGCCGAAATGGAGGACGGCCGTGTTGTGCACGGGGAGACTGCCGTTACCGCAGCAGGAGGAACCATCCGCAGGGTTTGGCTAAAACCCCGTTGCAGTCCTGTGCCCGAAGCGCTCAGCGCCATAGCCGAGGCTGATATTGTGGGCATAGGGCCGGGCAGCCTCTACACTAGCGTCCTGCCTACCCTGGTCGTGGGCGGGGTGGCCGAGGCCATCGCGCGGTCCAGGGCTGTCAAGGTGTATGTTGCTAATTTGATGACCCAGCCTGGTGAGACCGCCGGTTACCGGGTATCAGACCACGTGCGGGCCATCATGGATCACGCGGGCAAGGGTGTGATAGACTGGGTGGCGGTTAACAACACCGCCATCCGTGCGGAACTGGCCAGGAGATACGAGGTGGAAGGCTCCGAGCCAGTAGCCTTGGACTTGGAGGCTGTGAGGGGCATGGGGGTGAGTGTCCTCCAGGGGGACCTGGTGGAACAGGGGGAATACGCGCGGCATGACCCGGAGAAGCTGGCTGAGGCACTCTTCACCGTGCTGCCTGCGGCAAGAGCGAACTGGAGGAGGTAG
- a CDS encoding chromate transporter, with translation MILARLFLSFLKVGIFGFGGGYAMLPLMEEELITRAGWLTMGEFVDIIAVAEMTPGPVAINAATYVGYRVAGFWGALTSTLGVITPSLFIMGVLTLLYLRYRKMEGVRLFFGGVRPAVAALVAFAALRVGQTLLLDTPSIVIAVACFALVTTRRVHPTAVLLLAAVAGILIS, from the coding sequence GTGATCCTCGCGAGACTGTTCCTCTCCTTCCTGAAGGTGGGCATCTTCGGATTTGGAGGCGGCTACGCCATGCTTCCCCTGATGGAAGAGGAGCTGATCACCAGAGCGGGGTGGCTCACAATGGGGGAGTTCGTGGACATCATCGCGGTGGCCGAGATGACGCCAGGCCCCGTGGCCATAAACGCCGCCACCTACGTGGGGTACCGGGTAGCCGGGTTCTGGGGAGCATTGACGTCCACCCTGGGAGTTATTACACCCTCCCTGTTTATCATGGGAGTCTTGACCCTGCTTTACCTCCGGTACCGCAAGATGGAGGGGGTCCGCCTGTTCTTCGGCGGGGTTCGCCCAGCCGTGGCCGCCCTGGTGGCCTTCGCGGCCCTCCGGGTGGGTCAGACCCTATTGCTGGATACCCCCTCCATTGTCATCGCTGTCGCGTGTTTTGCCCTGGTGACGACCAGGCGGGTCCACCCCACGGCCGTTCTGCTGCTGGCCGCCGTGGCCGGGATCCTCATCAGTTAG
- the cdaA gene encoding diadenylate cyclase CdaA has protein sequence MLDSIGYLPPIETAVILGGAAVLAFILLFRVTPRLARPWAQVARGAGFLIVLVFSGLAIVAFFPEASDAFNQVRYLPAFDLIMALVDITVVAYVLYRIFTAIRGTRAVQLLKGVMILVVATAVSQALGLTTVNWLLRNARLMLFVALPVVFQPELRRALEQLGRGQLFARTLGFAGDEEASRVISEVIRATEILSRNKTGALIVLERETGLGDHAETGVKMDALVSAELLVNVFEPNTPLHDGAVILRGGRVMAASCYLPLTDALELEKEMGGRHRAAMGITEHSDCVAIVVSEETGNISLANEGNLTRRLDSRAIRELLMGFFHVPVAPARAGR, from the coding sequence TTGCTGGATAGTATTGGGTATCTTCCTCCCATTGAGACCGCGGTGATCTTGGGAGGGGCCGCAGTACTGGCATTTATCCTCCTATTCCGGGTAACCCCACGCCTGGCGCGACCATGGGCTCAGGTGGCACGTGGGGCAGGCTTTCTCATTGTCCTGGTGTTTAGCGGCTTGGCCATCGTGGCGTTCTTCCCAGAGGCCTCGGATGCCTTCAACCAGGTGCGCTATCTCCCGGCCTTCGACTTGATCATGGCCCTCGTCGATATCACGGTTGTCGCCTATGTGCTCTACCGCATATTCACGGCCATCCGAGGCACCCGGGCAGTGCAGCTCCTTAAGGGTGTCATGATCCTCGTTGTGGCCACAGCGGTTAGCCAGGCCCTGGGACTCACCACCGTCAACTGGCTCTTGCGCAACGCCAGGCTCATGCTGTTCGTGGCGCTCCCAGTGGTGTTCCAGCCGGAGCTGAGGCGGGCCCTGGAGCAACTGGGGCGTGGCCAGCTCTTTGCCAGGACCCTGGGCTTCGCCGGGGATGAGGAGGCCTCTCGGGTGATCTCGGAGGTGATCAGGGCCACGGAGATACTGTCACGGAACAAGACCGGGGCTCTCATCGTCTTGGAAAGAGAGACAGGTCTTGGTGATCACGCTGAGACGGGTGTGAAGATGGATGCCCTGGTCAGCGCGGAACTCCTGGTCAATGTATTTGAGCCCAATACACCGCTGCACGATGGCGCGGTGATCCTCCGGGGCGGGCGGGTAATGGCCGCCTCATGCTACCTGCCGCTTACAGATGCCCTGGAGCTGGAGAAGGAGATGGGTGGCAGGCACAGGGCTGCCATGGGTATAACCGAGCATTCGGACTGCGTGGCAATAGTCGTATCGGAGGAGACAGGGAACATCTCCCTGGCCAACGAGGGCAACCTCACCAGGCGCCTGGATTCGCGGGCCATAAGAGAGTTGCTCATGGGTTTCTTCCACGTACCGGTGGCGCCAGCCAGGGCTGGAAGGTGA
- the whiA gene encoding DNA-binding protein WhiA has protein sequence MTFSLLVKGELAGLPVPRAPEAVRAELAGLARTAGAIQGCAGRWALEVTLNHSPTARRAFRLIKAGFGVRTDIMVKKRRSPRTLTQYVVRVPPLESETVLKGLGFWGDSGLGTGLVSQPGGAKPRRAYLRGAFLGSGSVASPESTHHLEVRFQSEAPALGFCDLLLSEGIKPGVRAKNHGWLVYLKECEEIVKFLTLAGAHGAVLRYQDVRVLRDVRGRVNRVVNCETANVTKIVDAGVRQVEAILLIERTIGLDALSPSLGDLARLRLEHPDLSLKELGELLEPVLGKSGVNHRLRRLSMIAQKLTN, from the coding sequence GTGACCTTCTCCTTGTTGGTTAAGGGGGAACTGGCCGGGCTCCCGGTGCCCAGGGCACCGGAGGCAGTCCGTGCCGAACTCGCGGGCCTTGCGAGAACCGCCGGTGCCATCCAGGGGTGCGCCGGGAGGTGGGCCCTTGAGGTTACCTTGAACCACTCTCCCACAGCCAGGCGGGCCTTCCGGTTGATCAAGGCGGGCTTTGGGGTGCGCACTGACATCATGGTGAAGAAGCGCCGGAGCCCCCGGACGCTCACGCAGTACGTTGTCAGGGTGCCTCCCCTGGAGTCCGAGACAGTACTAAAGGGGCTAGGTTTCTGGGGCGACAGCGGCTTGGGGACAGGTCTTGTTTCCCAGCCGGGCGGCGCGAAGCCTAGGCGGGCCTACCTTCGAGGTGCGTTTCTTGGCTCAGGCTCCGTGGCAAGCCCCGAGAGTACCCATCACCTTGAGGTAAGGTTCCAGTCGGAGGCACCTGCCCTGGGGTTCTGCGACCTGCTGTTGAGCGAGGGCATAAAACCCGGGGTAAGGGCAAAGAACCATGGCTGGCTGGTCTACCTCAAGGAATGTGAAGAGATCGTGAAGTTCCTCACCCTGGCGGGGGCTCATGGCGCGGTGCTGAGATACCAGGACGTGAGGGTTCTCCGGGATGTGAGGGGTAGGGTCAACCGGGTGGTGAACTGCGAGACCGCCAACGTCACCAAGATAGTGGACGCCGGGGTCCGCCAGGTAGAGGCGATCCTTCTCATAGAGCGTACTATCGGGCTGGATGCCTTGAGCCCGAGCCTGGGGGATCTGGCTCGCTTGAGGCTGGAGCACCCAGATCTGAGCCTTAAGGAGCTGGGGGAGCTACTGGAGCCAGTCTTGGGGAAGTCCGGGGTGAACCACCGCTTGAGGCGTTTGAGCATGATAGCCCAGAAGCTGACTAACTGA
- a CDS encoding CdaR family protein translates to MDKWLQKDISVKLLSVAIALVLWFQVMGEENPAIERTFASIPVSTENLAQDQVLLDWQPKTIDVTVKGPRNLLGNVARDDIEALVDLRGFGEGHGIAPVEVTAPRGVTVVESVPSMATVVVDTITEKAVKVSIDVRGEPAEDYEALSAEIELEEVTAIGPRTRLAMVDHALGTVDITGASGERQAISTLAAVGADGGVVEGVSLQPGALAVTVPMRQLPPSKVVAVKPDVQGTPARGFKVASTTVQPSSVKVRASASSLANLHHLVTETVSVQGHEAGTVSQQVGLMLPSGIFSVEPARVTVAVILVQDRVTKEFEVPVVLRNVGTGLRWQIQPSYCLVTVAGLEADLERVTEDKVGVSVDARGLQEGVHILEVLALLPERVELERLEPSTVEVTLTRRQ, encoded by the coding sequence ATGGATAAGTGGCTTCAGAAGGACATAAGCGTGAAGCTCCTTTCCGTGGCCATCGCCCTGGTCTTGTGGTTTCAGGTAATGGGCGAGGAGAACCCTGCCATTGAGAGAACCTTTGCGAGCATTCCAGTAAGCACAGAAAACCTGGCCCAGGACCAGGTCCTCCTGGACTGGCAGCCCAAGACCATTGACGTCACAGTCAAGGGCCCCCGCAACCTGCTGGGCAACGTGGCCCGGGACGACATCGAGGCCCTTGTGGACCTTCGCGGCTTCGGGGAGGGGCATGGTATCGCGCCCGTTGAGGTGACGGCTCCCCGGGGCGTGACCGTGGTTGAATCGGTGCCCTCCATGGCCACGGTGGTGGTGGACACCATCACCGAGAAGGCTGTGAAGGTGAGCATTGACGTAAGAGGGGAACCGGCGGAGGACTATGAAGCACTGAGCGCTGAGATTGAACTGGAAGAGGTCACAGCCATAGGGCCGAGGACCCGCCTGGCCATGGTAGACCACGCCCTGGGGACAGTAGATATAACCGGGGCGTCCGGCGAGCGCCAAGCCATCTCTACCCTGGCTGCGGTGGGCGCTGACGGGGGAGTTGTGGAGGGTGTATCCCTGCAGCCCGGGGCGCTGGCGGTCACGGTGCCGATGAGACAGCTGCCCCCATCGAAGGTAGTGGCAGTGAAGCCTGATGTGCAGGGCACGCCGGCCCGGGGCTTCAAGGTAGCCTCCACGACGGTTCAGCCCTCCAGCGTCAAGGTGAGGGCCTCAGCCTCATCCCTGGCAAACCTGCATCATCTGGTGACCGAGACCGTCTCAGTTCAGGGTCACGAGGCGGGGACCGTTTCCCAGCAGGTTGGGCTCATGCTTCCCTCCGGGATATTCTCGGTGGAGCCTGCCAGGGTAACCGTGGCGGTGATACTGGTGCAGGACCGGGTCACGAAGGAGTTTGAGGTGCCCGTGGTGCTCAGGAACGTCGGCACCGGTCTCAGGTGGCAGATCCAGCCGTCCTACTGCCTAGTGACGGTGGCGGGTCTCGAGGCTGACCTTGAGCGGGTGACCGAGGACAAGGTGGGTGTGTCTGTGGACGCCCGGGGGCTTCAAGAGGGAGTCCACATCCTGGAGGTCCTTGCGCTCTTGCCCGAGAGGGTGGAGCTTGAGAGGCTAGAGCCGTCCACCGTGGAGGTCACCCTTACAAGGCGCCAGTAG